In Erythrobacter sp. KY5, the DNA window GTTGAACGGCCTGCTGCGGCGCTCAAGGAGCTTGTCGAAAACGCAATTGATGCAGGCGCACGGCGAATCAGCGTGGTGTTGACCGATGGCGGTCTTACCCGGCTCGAAGTCACAGACGATGGCTGCGGAATGACGCCGGATGATATGGCCCTGGCGCTTGAGCGGCATGCAACGTCGAAGCTTCCGGATGAAGCGATCGAGATGGTTTCAACGCTCGGCTTTCGCGGAGAGGCGCTGCCTTCCATTGCCAGCGTTGCGCGGCTCACCCTGGAAAGCAGGCCACAAGGCACACCAGACGGTTGGCGCCGTGTCGTCGATCATGGCGAAACAGTCGAAGATGCCCCCGCTTCCTTGCCAGTCGGTACAAGGGTGAGGGTGGAGCAAATCTTCGCGAAGGTGCCCGCGCGCCGCAAGTTCCTGCGCACACCGCGCAGCGAGTATATCGCCTGTCTGGACATCGTGCGACGTCTGGCCATGTCGAGGCCCGACATCGCTTTCACGCTGGAGAACGGCGCAGAGGGTAAGATCCGCAAAGCGCTTTCGACCCAAACCGATGAAGGGCTTGCGAACCGCGTCGCACAGATTGTCGCGCGCGAACTCAAGGACAACGCGGTTGAGATCGAGCTTGAGCGTGACGGGCCGCATGGTGCGATGCGCCTCACAGGACTGGCAGGTCTACCAACGTACAATCGCGGCGTGGCCGATCACCAATATCTGTTCGTGAATGGCAGGCCGGTGAAGGATAAGCTTCTTACGGGCGCTGTGCGCGGGGCCTATTCGGACATGCTGGCTCGCGATCGACATGCCGTGCTGGCGCTGTTCCTCGATGTCCCGCCCGAAGACGTCGATGTAAACGTCCATCCCGCCAAAACCGAAGTCCGCTTCCGCGATGCTACTGGTGTTCGCGGCTTCATCGTGTCGGGCTTGA includes these proteins:
- the mutL gene encoding DNA mismatch repair endonuclease MutL — its product is MPHIRRLPTALVNRIAAGEVVERPAAALKELVENAIDAGARRISVVLTDGGLTRLEVTDDGCGMTPDDMALALERHATSKLPDEAIEMVSTLGFRGEALPSIASVARLTLESRPQGTPDGWRRVVDHGETVEDAPASLPVGTRVRVEQIFAKVPARRKFLRTPRSEYIACLDIVRRLAMSRPDIAFTLENGAEGKIRKALSTQTDEGLANRVAQIVARELKDNAVEIELERDGPHGAMRLTGLAGLPTYNRGVADHQYLFVNGRPVKDKLLTGAVRGAYSDMLARDRHAVLALFLDVPPEDVDVNVHPAKTEVRFRDATGVRGFIVSGLRQALATGDRRSAQGPDRAAMERWQAEPISEPAPAMRSIFENRDWSAPQGRVAEPRVDYAPPAYSALPQGRAEEAAPVTEEVAEYPLGIARGQVANTYIVAESKDGLILVDQHAAHERLVLERLKRAGAGEATQRSQALLVPDVVEMDEADCDRLEDAAEGLARFGLTVERFGPSAMLVRSVPSAIAKADTGKLLRDLADDIAKHGKQEDSGSLLLAERLEYVLATMACHGSVRAGRVLSVAEMNALLREMEATPRSGQCNHGRPTWVKLSMDDVEKLFGRH